One window of the Cryptomeria japonica chromosome 7, Sugi_1.0, whole genome shotgun sequence genome contains the following:
- the LOC131856826 gene encoding uncharacterized protein LOC131856826 has protein sequence MVALMGRGGQWVALRWRPGGAGGRAAVFGRRSSWAAVSGRRFPATAAAAIEKGAGRAGKWPERRRGSAGPAGSGGEQQRRGPRSGAERRVEGPHAGWAEVAAGGAASRGGRRLAKAGGGRTAGASRGRTDRSDKRCTAAGLLGLVP, from the exons atGGTGGCTCTGATGGGCagaggtggccagtgggtggcactCCGATGGCGGCCGGGTGGAGCCGGTGGCCGGGCGGCTGTGTTTGGGCGACGGTCGAGTTGGGCGGCTGTGTCCGGGCGGCGGTTTCCTGCGACGGCGGCGGCGGCTATAGAAAAAG GAGCCGGCAGAGCTGGCAAGTGGCCGGAGCGGCGACGAGGGTCGGCGGGGCCGGCAGGGTCCGGCGGGGAGCAGCAGCGGCGGGGGCCAAGGAGCGGGGCAGAGCGGCGAGTTGAAGGGCCGCATGCAGGCTGGGCCGAGGTGGCTGCTGGAGGCGCCGCTAGCCGAGGGGGCAGACGGTTGGCGAAGGCTGGCGGCGGGAGGACGGCGGGGGCCTCAAGGGGGCGGACTGACAGGTCCGACAAGCGTTGTACGGCGGCTGGACTGTTAGGTCTGGTACCCTAA